The sequence TACTTCTCCTCTTCAGGTCTTTCATCCCCTCCTTTGGCGAATTTAACCTTGAATTTTACAGGACGCTGTTCACACACCTTATTATCATTGAGGCGGTTATCTCTGGCCTTGCTATTGGAAGGATCGTCGAAGACTCATTTAAGGCAGGAATAAAGCATGTCCTTATTCTACTTTTTGTTGGTATATTTTTTATATATTTCTATAGTATATAATGGTGAAGGTTAAGTACAAGGTGGCATGCCCATTTTGTAAGACTCAGCATGAAAGCGAGATTGATATGGCTTATAGAAAGGACAAAAAGTTCAATGTAAGAAAAAGCAACAAAAATCTCCACATCTGCAAAAATGAGAAGTGCAGCAAGGAGTTTATCGTTGAAATTGATAGCCATGGCGGCGTAAGCTCGATGCCGACAAAATCAGCCGAAAAAGATGGTATATTCCCCTGGGAAATGATAGTTGACGGCAAAATTGTAAGTATAGAGGAGAATTAATCTTTTACTTTTTAATTTATGGCAAGAAATATCGGGCTTGACGTAGAGGAACCAAAGGAAAGCTGCAACAGCGAAGAGTGCCCTTTCCACGGAAACCTCAAGATTAGGGGGAAAACCTATACTGGAGAGGTGGTTTCCCTTAAGGCAAAAGACACTGTCGTAATTGAAAAGAGATACCTCTATTACGTACCAAAGTACGAGAGGTACGAGCGAAGGAGGAGAAAGATAATAGCGCATATGCCAAAATGCCTCAAGCTCAGCAAAGGAGATGAAATAAGGATTGCCGAATGCAAGCCCATTACAAAGACAAAAAGGCACGTAGTAATTGAAAAAATCAGGTAATTTCCCCCAAAACCACTTGCGGGAGGTAAATTGGGCAACGGGCTTTAATTAAAGTTCTAGGTCTTTTATGATTAAGCTGTTCATATTCGACATGGACGGAACGCTTATAGACTCTGTAAACCAGTGGGCAGACCTGTTTGAAAGGACCTTTGAAAAGTACCAGATAAGTGTTCCAAGAGACCATCTATTGAGCATTTTTGGAAGGGGAGCGCCGGAAATAATGAGAATGACTGTCCCTAACGGCAAGGCAAGGCCGGCAACAGAATTCTTCCTGCACCACCAAAAAGAGCACATAGAGTCCTTTAGGCCATTTCCTGATGCAGAAAAGACCCTGGCAGAGATTAAGGAGAAAGGGTACAAGATTGCAATCGCCACAGGCAATAACCGCCATCTCATGC is a genomic window of Candidatus Aenigmatarchaeota archaeon containing:
- a CDS encoding 30S ribosomal protein S17, producing the protein MARNIGLDVEEPKESCNSEECPFHGNLKIRGKTYTGEVVSLKAKDTVVIEKRYLYYVPKYERYERRRRKIIAHMPKCLKLSKGDEIRIAECKPITKTKRHVVIEKIR
- a CDS encoding HAD-IA family hydrolase; this translates as MIKLFIFDMDGTLIDSVNQWADLFERTFEKYQISVPRDHLLSIFGRGAPEIMRMTVPNGKARPATEFFLHHQKEHIESFRPFPDAEKTLAEIKEKGYKIAIATGNNRHLMRYFLEKFGLLKYVDACVCSQDVKNGKPSPDMLNKVLSQLGICPDEAIYIADSPMDFEAARKAHIRIGIITTGVLCEKKARELKPDYLLKNLCELEKLTK